One region of Malania oleifera isolate guangnan ecotype guangnan chromosome 6, ASM2987363v1, whole genome shotgun sequence genomic DNA includes:
- the LOC131158493 gene encoding probable inactive 2-oxoglutarate-dependent dioxygenase AOP2 has translation MGIQTQPKILVIYFSKEDWKPGTPAWLFACNEVRHALEEYDCFVALSNNTVSPELHQQVFQSSEESFDLPREIKAQNTYDKSYHGVMLRSEVARLAPATNHFSPLKEKSSSSEDSDGDDKFVEIAKVFSSCYEESTSGNEDRSYFDGESVQRSKKPDLDAALDALLEQMKMP, from the exons ATGGGAATCCAAACACAACCCAAGATTCTAGTCATATATTTCTCAAAGGAAGATTGGAAGCCTGGCACACCTGCTTGGCTCTTTGCATGCAATGAAGTTAGGCATGCACTGGAAGAATATGACTGTTTTGTGGCACTCTCCAACAACACAGTCTCTCCAGAGCTGCACCAACAAGTCTTCCAGTCATCGGAAGAATCATTCGATCTCCCTAGAGAAATCAAAGCCCAAAACACTTATGATAAGTCCTACCATGGTGTCAtg TTACGTTCGGAGGTTGCGAGGCTCGCTCCAGCTACAAATCATTTTTCACCACTAAAGGAAAAATCCTCCTCGTCTGAAGATTCAGATGGTGATGACAAATTTGTTGAGATTGCAAAAGTGTTTTCTTCTTGCTATGAAGAATCGACTTCTGGAAATGAAGATAGATCTTATTTTGATGGTGAGTCTGTTCAGCGTTCAAAGAAACCAGATCTGGATGCGGCTTTGGATGCTTTGTTGGAGCAGATGAAGATGCCTTGA